In the Salinisphaera sp. T31B1 genome, one interval contains:
- the hemW gene encoding radical SAM family heme chaperone HemW, whose translation MAETPTRPAAESHALAQRRHIPLSVYVHLPWCVRKCPYCDFNSHRLPDTLPEQAYVDALLADWQLARQDDPRPIDTVFFGGGTPSLFTAESIERILAALDRGPGLADACEITLEANPGATEHSRFADLRAAGVNRLSLGIQSLDNACLAALGRIHDADEALAAIDSAGAAGFERLNCDLMFGLPGQTLARAMHDLETVLACDPGHLSYYQLTLEPNTPFYKRPPPLPGDDVVADIFDAATERLAAAGYDQYEVSAWTRPGHGCRHNDNYWRFGDYLGIGAGAHGKCTAEDGRIVRTARQRWPTGYMQAAGRPVSITETRVLTEADARFECLLGALRRRQGLSRDDYEYRTGLSWAELLDNLGGARSNGLIDADDARLAASDRGWYYLDSILAELVPDSAD comes from the coding sequence GTGGCTGAAACGCCGACCCGGCCCGCCGCCGAGAGTCACGCGCTCGCCCAGCGTCGGCACATCCCGTTATCGGTGTATGTGCACCTGCCCTGGTGTGTACGCAAGTGTCCCTATTGCGACTTCAATTCGCATCGTCTGCCGGATACGCTTCCCGAGCAGGCATATGTGGATGCATTACTGGCGGACTGGCAGCTGGCGCGACAGGATGATCCGCGTCCGATCGATACCGTGTTCTTCGGTGGCGGCACGCCCAGCCTGTTCACCGCGGAGTCCATCGAGCGCATCCTCGCCGCGCTGGACCGCGGACCCGGCCTGGCCGATGCCTGCGAGATCACCCTGGAAGCCAATCCCGGGGCCACCGAGCATTCGCGCTTCGCCGATCTTCGCGCCGCCGGCGTCAACCGATTGTCATTGGGCATTCAGAGCCTGGACAACGCATGCCTGGCCGCACTCGGGCGGATCCACGACGCCGACGAAGCATTGGCCGCGATCGACAGTGCCGGCGCCGCGGGCTTCGAGCGCCTCAACTGCGATCTGATGTTCGGCCTGCCCGGACAGACGCTGGCGCGCGCCATGCACGATCTCGAGACCGTGCTGGCCTGCGATCCGGGCCATCTGTCCTACTACCAGTTGACGCTCGAACCGAACACCCCGTTCTACAAACGGCCGCCGCCGCTGCCGGGCGACGATGTCGTGGCCGACATATTCGACGCCGCGACCGAACGCCTCGCCGCCGCGGGCTACGATCAATACGAGGTTTCGGCGTGGACACGACCCGGTCATGGCTGTCGACACAACGACAACTACTGGCGATTCGGCGATTATCTGGGCATTGGCGCCGGCGCCCACGGCAAATGCACGGCCGAGGACGGCCGGATCGTGCGCACCGCGCGCCAGCGCTGGCCAACCGGCTACATGCAGGCCGCCGGCCGACCGGTTTCGATTACCGAAACCCGGGTCCTGACTGAGGCCGATGCACGCTTCGAGTGTCTTCTGGGCGCGCTGCGTCGACGCCAGGGCCTGAGCCGTGACGACTACGAATACCGGACCGGGCTTTCCTGGGCAGAGCTGCTGGATAATCTCGGCGGCGCACGCTCCAACGGGTTGATCGACGCCGATGACGCCCGGCTGGCCGCCTCCGACCGCGGCTGGTATTACCTGGACAGCATTCTGGCCGAACTCGTCCCCGATTCTGCCGACTGA
- the rph gene encoding ribonuclease PH, which translates to MLTQRPSGRAADELRDIRIERHFTKHAAGSVLVSFGDTRVICTASVEERVPPWLRGQNTGWLTAEYGMLPGATGSRNGREAARGKQGGRTVEIQRLIGRSLRAVVDMNALGARTVTVDCDVIQADGGTRTASITGGYVALLDAMESLTAAGKLKTNPIHGQIAAVSVGIFDGAAVLDLDYAEDSQAETDMNVVMNEAGAFIEIQGTAEGHAFQRSELDALLGHAEKGVNELLAIQRAARG; encoded by the coding sequence ATCTTGACCCAGCGACCCAGCGGCCGAGCCGCCGACGAACTGCGCGACATCCGTATCGAGCGCCATTTCACCAAACATGCGGCCGGTTCTGTACTGGTGAGCTTCGGCGATACCCGGGTGATCTGCACGGCCAGCGTCGAAGAGCGCGTGCCGCCGTGGCTACGCGGCCAGAATACCGGTTGGCTGACCGCCGAATACGGCATGCTGCCCGGCGCGACCGGCAGTCGCAACGGCCGTGAGGCCGCACGCGGCAAACAAGGCGGCCGTACCGTGGAGATCCAGCGACTGATCGGCCGGAGCCTGCGGGCGGTCGTGGACATGAACGCACTGGGCGCACGCACGGTCACCGTGGATTGCGATGTCATTCAGGCCGACGGCGGCACCCGGACCGCATCGATCACCGGCGGCTATGTTGCCCTGCTCGATGCCATGGAATCGCTCACGGCGGCCGGCAAACTCAAGACCAACCCCATTCACGGCCAGATCGCCGCGGTGTCGGTCGGCATCTTCGACGGGGCTGCGGTGCTGGATCTGGATTATGCCGAGGATTCCCAGGCCGAAACCGACATGAACGTGGTCATGAACGAAGCCGGCGCGTTCATCGAGATTCAGGGCACCGCCGAAGGCCATGCCTTCCAGCGCAGCGAGCTCGACGCCCTGCTCGGCCATGCCGAAAAAGGCGTGAATGAACTGCTAGCTATTCAGCGCGCCGCACGGGGCTGA
- the rdgB gene encoding RdgB/HAM1 family non-canonical purine NTP pyrophosphatase, translating to MAASTTRPPRWVLASGNAGKLAEMRALLAPLSMELVSQREFDVTDAEETGIGFVDNALIKARHAAAHTGLPAIADDSGLAVDALDGAPGVYSARYAGTHGDDTANNRLLVANLAGVARHDRGAAFHCCLVATRSAEDPAPIIAHGVWHGLILERPAGTGGFGYDPLFWVEDEQASAGQMSAERKNQISHRARAMHRLIEQLSDRG from the coding sequence ATGGCTGCATCGACCACACGCCCACCCCGGTGGGTCCTGGCCTCGGGCAATGCCGGCAAGCTGGCCGAGATGCGCGCGCTGCTCGCCCCGCTGTCGATGGAGCTGGTCTCTCAGCGCGAGTTCGATGTGACGGACGCAGAAGAAACCGGTATCGGCTTCGTCGACAATGCGCTCATCAAGGCCCGGCATGCCGCGGCCCATACCGGCCTGCCGGCGATCGCCGACGACTCGGGGCTGGCGGTGGATGCGCTCGACGGGGCGCCGGGGGTCTATTCTGCCCGTTATGCCGGCACGCACGGCGACGATACAGCCAATAACCGGCTGCTGGTCGCCAATCTGGCCGGCGTAGCGCGCCACGACCGCGGTGCGGCCTTCCACTGCTGTCTGGTAGCCACCCGGAGCGCCGAAGACCCCGCACCGATCATCGCCCATGGCGTCTGGCACGGCCTGATACTGGAGCGGCCGGCCGGCACCGGCGGATTCGGCTACGACCCGTTGTTCTGGGTCGAAGACGAGCAGGCCAGCGCCGGTCAAATGAGCGCCGAGCGCAAGAATCAGATCAGTCATCGGGCGCGGGCCATGCACCGGCTGATCGAACAGCTGTCGGATCGTGGCTGA
- a CDS encoding malic enzyme-like NAD(P)-binding protein — MAEYSRKQEALDYHAKPKPGKLAISVTKPFTTYGELSLAYTPGVAEPVKAIRDNPEDAFLYTSKGNLVAVISNGTATLGLGNTGALASKPVMEGKAVLFKKFADVNVFDIELDAEDPKDFIDTVVRIAPTFGGINLEDIAAPHCFEIEAALIERLDIPVFHDDQHGTAIIVAAGLINALELQDKTLADAKIVCMGAGAAGVASMNLLLEMGATLDNVYMCDSKGVIHSDRDDLSEQKARFASKTDLRTVDDVMKIADVFIGLSGPDTVSKEQIGSMPARPVIFALSNPNPEISPEDAKSVRDDLIMATGRSDYPNQVNNVLGFPYIFRGALDVRARRINMQMCVAAAKAMGELARQPVPNSVLEAHDQEQMSFGADYIIPSPFDPRLIDFIPSAVAQAAIDTGVARTEYPSHYPQPVVDTQTD, encoded by the coding sequence ATGGCCGAATACTCGCGCAAACAGGAAGCCTTGGACTACCACGCCAAGCCCAAGCCCGGGAAGCTGGCGATTTCGGTCACCAAGCCCTTCACGACCTATGGCGAGTTGTCCCTGGCCTATACGCCGGGTGTGGCCGAACCCGTCAAGGCGATCCGCGATAATCCAGAGGATGCGTTCCTCTATACGTCCAAGGGCAATCTGGTCGCGGTGATCTCCAACGGCACCGCGACGCTGGGCCTGGGCAACACCGGCGCGCTGGCCAGCAAACCGGTCATGGAAGGCAAGGCCGTTCTGTTCAAGAAATTCGCCGACGTCAACGTTTTCGATATCGAACTCGATGCCGAGGATCCGAAGGACTTCATCGACACGGTCGTGCGTATCGCGCCGACCTTCGGCGGCATCAATCTCGAGGACATCGCCGCGCCGCACTGTTTCGAGATCGAGGCGGCCCTGATCGAACGCCTGGATATTCCGGTCTTCCATGACGACCAGCACGGCACCGCGATTATCGTGGCCGCCGGACTGATCAACGCGCTCGAGCTGCAGGACAAGACGCTCGCGGATGCGAAGATCGTGTGCATGGGCGCAGGCGCGGCCGGCGTGGCTTCGATGAACCTGCTGCTGGAGATGGGCGCGACGCTGGACAACGTCTACATGTGCGACAGCAAGGGCGTGATTCACAGCGATCGCGACGACCTGTCCGAACAGAAAGCACGGTTTGCCAGCAAGACCGATCTACGCACGGTCGACGATGTGATGAAGATCGCCGATGTGTTCATCGGTCTGTCGGGCCCGGATACGGTCTCCAAGGAGCAGATCGGCTCCATGCCCGCCCGGCCGGTGATCTTCGCGCTGTCGAACCCGAACCCCGAGATCAGCCCCGAGGACGCCAAGAGCGTGCGCGACGACCTGATCATGGCAACCGGCCGCAGCGATTACCCGAACCAGGTCAATAATGTCCTTGGCTTCCCCTACATCTTTCGCGGCGCGCTCGACGTGCGCGCGCGACGCATCAACATGCAGATGTGCGTGGCTGCTGCCAAGGCCATGGGCGAACTCGCCCGCCAACCGGTGCCCAACAGCGTGCTGGAAGCCCACGACCAGGAGCAGATGTCGTTCGGCGCGGATTACATCATTCCGAGCCCGTTCGATCCGCGCCTGATCGACTTCATACCGTCCGCCGTCGCGCAGGCCGCGATCGATACCGGCGTGGCGCGTACCGAATACCCTTCGCATTATCCGCAGCCGGTGGTCGACACCCAAACGGACTGA
- a CDS encoding CPXCG motif-containing cysteine-rich protein, which produces MLEEPEIACPYCGETITVVVDCSAGSQRYIEDCFVCCQPIELIIEVAADGRLAEIRAQAENG; this is translated from the coding sequence GTGCTCGAAGAACCCGAAATCGCCTGTCCCTACTGCGGCGAAACAATCACCGTCGTGGTCGATTGTTCGGCCGGCTCGCAGCGTTATATCGAGGATTGCTTCGTCTGTTGCCAGCCGATCGAGCTGATCATCGAAGTCGCCGCCGACGGTCGTCTGGCCGAAATCCGGGCTCAGGCGGAAAACGGCTGA